The nucleotide sequence AATGAGTGCTCAATTTCTCTTTGTATCATTGCTAAACAAAGCCAGCTATTCACTTTAAATAAACACTTCTGTCTGTCTTACTTCCAACAACATACACCTTCCTATCGATACCAACAAGATCAAACCTGACAGCTATTCGAAACTTTCAAAAAACCAGCAAAATGGGAACGAATGAACAGCCAGCGGTCTCGTATGACATTTCAAACAACGTCCATCCCAAACTACTGACGAATTCCCCCAACAGACTATACCTGGACGAGTCAGTTATCATACGATCTGGCGAGTGAAGACAGACATACACGGTCCCAAACCCCTTGTTCAGAAGTACCCGAAACTGGCAGCTCTCCTAGAATCCCAAGAACCTGACAGCATTCCCACTATCTGTTTCTACGATATTGACGAAGACATTGTCCATACTATAGTTCACTATATCTACACCGGCGAATATCAAATGCTGCAAGGCCCGGAGATAAAAGGCTCGAGGGAGTGTGAGTGTGTACTTGCTTACTGCGCGGCAGTCAAGTTTGATATGCATGACCTGGCGTCTAATGCAATTGAATACATCTAGTCCTTTGAGAACGTGGTTGGACGAACCACCAAGACTCTCGTACACAACCCCTCTCACTTCACCCATCACTCTATACGCACCAACTTGCTAATCCCAAACAGCCCCTACGCCAACACATCCGTAACCCTCCTCCTCGGCAAAACCCAACAAAGCTTGTCAGTCCCGCAGTAGCTCATCGAATGCGAATACGAGCTCGCATCCCGCATGGCACCAATCTACTCCAGCACCGCCCAATGCATCATCCTAGAAGACATAGACGAAGACACTGGACACACACTCGTCCACTACCTATGCACAGGCGAATATGAAGAGCACTGCAAGCGCTGCAATGGACCCGAGCAGTACAGGCGCAGCGTCCTTGCGTACGTTGCGGCAAGCAATCTTAGTCTCGGCGAGCTGGAGTCGCTTGCAAGTGAGCAGATGGAACAGTATGAGCGTGTCGTTGATATCTTCCAGATACTGGCTGTAGCGCCGGAGATATGGCCGATGGTTTTggccgatgaggatgatgtggATGCGGATCATCTCGTAGATAAGGTCACTGCTGCTTTGGAGTGTGATTTGGATCTCTATGATAGAGATGGGTTTGTGCATTTTGGACAGTCGCTAGAGTTTGATAATTTCTTGCTGTAGTGTGAGTTGAGGGCTTATGCTAGGAGACTCTCGGGGTGCACCTGTGAGGAGGCGGTTAAGCTGGAGGATGAGGTTAAGGTGGAGGAGACGGATTTTTATTTGTTTAtttattgttcatacacgcatctgtcggccctataggccgagtggcggcaggtcctgcagggcagccgggtaagccgtCGTAGTGGTtatcgctatgtacatcgtcgcttTTCTACACACATCCTGGTatgttattccgcatgttgtatattCCGTGCTGCTAGTTTTCGTGCCGCTGTTCCCATagccacgaagatccatgggcttgttggatactacctcgtttccttccctacttctgcaagcgcgtaacctcagctgcactatgctgctGGTTGCCTCAAGTCCGTTGTCGTGACttggtatgtggttggtagcgtctgaaactggcctaggaggcctgtctcaagcataaagcgcactgccttcggtaccaggtctgggcgtgttaggtaggcccggtaatccagctcccgccttgatccctCCGTAAggtggcgcatccgggggccAGCCTGGTtggtacagtggaggagaacatggcgtatatcttgaaggcCTCGTCCACAAGCacattcagtcgattccatagcgttaaaggtaccaagataactagccagcgcagGGAGGAGACGGATATTAGTGAGTATGAGACTCTTGAGGATGAAAATAGTGCGTTTGAGGAGCATGGTGACAAGTGACAATGCCGCGAGTGAGCGGGTTTTGGGCACAGAGTCGCGTGGCTCGGCGGTTCATCGGTGGAGGAATTGAGGATTTGAAGATTTTGGAACATTAGATATTAGGTTAGGTTTGGTCTCTTGGTTTTTTGGTTAACACAGCACCATTGCTTCATGTATTAACCATTCCCTTGGTTTCCTATATTATCTTGGGTCTTTAATAACTACATTCGGATATCCAATTTCAACCTTGAACCCTATACTCGGTCTCTATGTATATATTCCAACGACTAAACCATTTTCGGTAACCCACTGTACAAACAAGCCCTTCTACTCTATTCAActgaaaaataaaaagaaatactgaagaaaaaaagccaTCGGTAAATGTCAACTGCCACTAAGCCCAGAAAAACAGCAACCAATCCCATTCCCGTCTCCAACTCAGCCCTGATGCGCGACAGCTGCTTGTTGGCGGGGTTGGCGCCGGACATCTGCAATGCCAACGCATCGTTGGTCTGTGTGTAGTAACCTGCCATTTCATACTGATCTATATAATCAATGCATGCACCTTCCTTCCGTCTTCTTTGCATCGCATCCCTATTTCTTAtttgttttgttttattTGGTCTGAATGAAGAATCATTATATTGATATCAAAACGGCCGCGTATGAATACAAAACGGTTGGGCATCACTTCATTATCATTATCATTATGACCTTCGCCAGCCAAATAacaaaatcaaatcaaaaCCAACTGAAATGACACTCCTGGACTGGATAACAGAAACGGAAAATAATCGCTTGCGGTGGTATGCACCGGACTGATACCGCATCCTCGACATCATTAGCACTTCCTGGCAGTGAGCCGACAGGATCTACAGAAGAAAACGACAGAATGACCAGGATACCGAGAGgggggagagaaagagaggcaGAAAGGAAGAGCTGAGGGGCGTTCATCGACTAGCCCTCGCAATCAACCAGTGCAGCACCGCATCCAGATTCGTCTCCTCTTTGGCGCTGATGCCGTAGCAGCTCACTTCGCGATGCGTGATCGATTTCAGATCCATCGCTTCGATCAGCTCGTCGACAGAGAGTTTATCCGGGAGATCCGACTTGTTTCCCAGGACTAAGAGCGGGATGCCATCCAATGTGGGCTTCTTCATCAGCTCGTGCAGTTCCTCCGTCGCAACCGGTAGCGCAGGTCGGTCAGCGGCATCCACGATATAGCTGGCCCAGATTGTCAGTATCTTTCAGCCAGGTGACGAAAACACAGGCGCAAGCTTACACTATAGCATTGACGCCCCGGCAATATCGTTCCCACATGGGTCGGAAGCGTGGCTGTCCTCCTAAATCCCAGCTGCACGAGATCAGCTCTATTTTGTTTCCTCCAGACAAACCGCGATACTGACCATTTCAGAGTCACATGTCCCTTTTGTACCCGTTTCGTATTGAACCCGATCGTGGGAATGGAACTGTGGATGGCGTTTAGCGGGCGTCTCGGCTGGTCCCTGCAAAGGACTCCTACAGGAAAGCATGCGACTTACTCTACAGTAAATTCGGCACCCTGGAACGAGACGGATACATCTTAGCCATTCGGATTATTTCCGGGAAAGAGAAGCAGGACATACCGCAAGCACACGCAATAATGAGGATTTCCCTGCGTTCTGGAGACCAATCATGGTGACATCCATCTCCGTCGCCCTGCATTTACCACCATGGCGTTGTTCTTAGTTCCGGTGCCTCTTTCTTTACTTCCAACAGAAACAATCGTGAACAAAACGGTTTGCGGGGAACGGCCCGAGAAGGCTATTATTCGCGGGCGCAACCACCACACAACCGAACGCTGGTGGGAACAAATGGCCCACTTACCAGAACATCCTCAAAAGCCAGTCATAAATCGTCCGAAATATTCCTGCCATGATGAAACTATATGTGTGTACTGTCGGTCTGCCGGTCCGTCGGTGTGTCGCTTGTTTCGTTCGTCGTCGCAGAGCGCGCGCAATGATAAAGCGGAGAATGTCGCAGCAGGATGGTAAGGAGACGCAGGACGGAGTACAGCGGCTAGCAGCTGAAACTTGCTCCGGATCAATTCAGTTCAGTTCAGAATCTAACGAGGGCGGTCCTGTTCAAATGCGCTTTTGGTTTCGAGGTCCGTCCGGTCCGGATAAGCAGGAGGAATTTTGTAACCAACAGGTGGGGTTGGTGGGATGTTGAAGGGGAATAGTGGTCGAAAAGGGGTTCTGAGGATTGCGAACACTACCACGGGCAAACAATCTGCGGCAGCGACAAAAGATGTAAACCTAGGATAGAAGTCGAGCAAGTTGGAATGACtagaaggagaggagagcgCGCGCAAGTGAAGGAGCGCCGACGAAACCAGCGGAGGAGCTCAAGAGACCAAAGCGCAAAGTCAAGTCCGGGCAGGTGAGCGATCGTCTAGCAGTGGGAATCGACAATAATAACAGCGCTGATAGTAATTTAACGCGATGGAGAATGAGGCTTCTTCGTTCTGGTGCTCTCACTGCCAGGGTGATAAGCACGGTGTAGAGTTCCCCTGGATGGATAGAGAGTGGTTTTCTTTAAAGGCAGTTGACCGTCGCAAACTGTAAGCTTATTGAATAGAGAAAGGAATGATATTAGTAGTGTGTCTTCGCGCTGTTCCTGCGAAATGTTTAGCATCGCAAATGAGCTGAGTCGCTGCGATGAGATCAGAAGCACGAGAATGTCCGCCTCAGGCAGAAAGGCACTAACATAACTAACATGTTACTGCCTGAGGCTGTAACGCTATCACCACGTGATGATAAGATCGAAAAATTTCCCCGACCAAAAAAAcgactcttttcttcctcttcagacaTTCCCAGCACGCTTCACCATGGCTCCCGCACCGACAAACACCGAGTGGTCGGTCAATTACGACGTGCTCCGCCGGGAGCAACTTTTCAGACACCCACCGAAGGACCACACGGCCTATCCTGCCTTGGCCGCTGCAATCCGTCCTCATATCGATTCGTTCAATGCGCTCTTCGATGACACCAAGGTGCTTGAGCATGGATTAAAGGATATTGGCACCAAGACCTTCCTTGATGGGGATGTCGAAACTCCCGAACAGAAGAAGGCGAGGCAAGCAGAGGGACGGAAAGCGCCTAAGAGGAATCGGCTCAATGTGCGCATCCGGGAAGTTTTCCTCGAGAAGCCGGTCTTGCCTCCCACGAACAAGTTCACTACGCGCAACCGGAATATTTACCCCTCGGAAACCCGTGAGAGACATGCTACGTATCGTGGAAAGCTGCGCGCAAAGCTTGAGTACCAGGTCAACAATGGGGACTGGATGGAGTCGGTTAGAGAGCTGGGTCAGGTTCCGATTATGTTGAGGGTGAGCAGACCAGGGCCTCGGAATTGCAATTCGACAACACAATAGCGGCTAACTATTGCAAAGACCAACAGATGTCACCTAGAAAAGGCAAGCCCCGAACAGCTCGTTCAGCACAAGGAAGAATCGGAGGAACTGGGTGGTTACTTCATCGTCAACGGTAACGAAAAGCTCATTCGAATGTTGGTCGTTGGAAAACGGAACTACCCCATGTCGATTATCCGTGGTTCGTTTGTCAAGCGTGGAAACTCGTACACCAAGTACGGTGTGCAAATTCGATCTGTCCGGCCGGACCAGACATCGCAGACCAACGTGCTCCACTATCTCAGCGACGGCAACGTGACTTTCCGTTTCTCGTGGCGTAAGAACGAATATCTCATCCCGGTGATGATGATCCTCAAGGCTTTGGTTGAGACCAACGATCGCGAAATCTTCGAGGGAATTGTTGGTGGTGCTTCGTCCAAGGGTGTCAGCAACACCTTCATTACGGACCGTGTGGAACTTTTGCTGCGGACATACAAAGGTTACAACCTCCATGGCCGCTCGTCCTGCCGCGCCTACCTCGGAGAGAAGTTCAAGCCTGTCCTTGGTGTCCCCGCGGACATGTCGAACGAAGACGCCGGTACCGAGTTTCTGCGCAAGGTTGTCCTGCCGCATCTGGGCAACCAGGATGTCACCGAGACTCAGGACTATGATAAGTTCAAGATGCTTATGTTCATGATTCGGAAGCTTTACGCCCTTGTCGCTGGAGACTGTGCCCCCGATAACCCCGATGCTGTGTCCAACCAGGAAATTCTGCTTGGTGGTTTCTTGTATGGTATGATCTTGAAGGAAAGACTGGAAGAATGGGTGAGGTCCCTTGGGCCCATCACGCGGGATTGGTGTAATCGAAACGGCGGCGCCAAATTTACAGACCCCGAGTTCGAAAGGGACTTCCTACCCAAGATCGTGAAGAGAACCAACGAAAACATCGGAGGGGCCCTCGAATACTTCCTCTCAACAGGTAACCTAGTCAGTCCTACTGGTCTCGACTTGCAACAGGCATCCGGTTACACTGTCATGGCCGAAAAGATCAATTTCTACCGATTCATCAGTCACTTCCGCATGATTCACCGTGGTAGTTTCTTTGCGCAACTGAAGACGACTACAGTCCGGAAGCTGCTCCCTGAGAGTTGGGGTTTCTTCTGCCCTGTCCACACACCCGATGGTGCGCCTTGCGGTCTGCTCAACCACTTGGCACACAAGTGCTTGATCGCTACCAGTAACGTGAACGTCTCGCATATTCCCCGGTTACTGGTGCAGCTGGGCGTGCGGTCCGAGTCCTCAGCCGCCATCGACGAGAGCGTGACTGTGCAACTGGACGGCCGGATTATCGGCTACTGCTCCCCCAAGCAAGCCCGCGTGGTCCACGACACCCTCCGTCACTGGAAGGTAACAGGCATGCACAAGGTTCCCCGCGAGCTCGAAATCGGCTACGTCCCCAACATGAACGGCGGCCAGTACCCGGGTATCTACATGTTCTCGCAAGCCGCCAGAATGTACCGTCCCGTGAAGCACCTGGGCTCCGACAAGCTCGACTACGTGGGCCCCTTCGAGCAACCCTTCATGGAAATTGCATGCATGCCCTCCGACCTCATCCCGGGCGTCTCCTCACACATCGAATTCACACCAACCAACATCCTCTCCATCGTCGCCAACATGACGCCCTTCTCCGACTACAACCAATCCCCCCGTAACATGTACCAGTGCCAGATGAGCAAGCAGACCATGGGTACCCCGGGTACAGCCATCGACTACCGCACAGACAACAAGCTCTACCGTCTGCAGACGGGTCAAACGCCCATCGTCCGCCCACCCCTCTACAACGCCTACGGATTGGACAACTTTCCCAACGGCACCAACGCCGTCGTCGCTATTCTCTCGTACACGGGTTACGACATGGACGATGCAATGATTATCAACAAGTCCTCGCACGAGCGCGGCTTCGGTCATGGAACAATCTACAAGACCAAGATCCACAACCTCGACGAGAAGGACTCGCGTCGGAGCAAGTCCAAGCGCGAAGTCACCAAGCTCTTTGGTTTCGCACCCGGTGGTGAAATCCGCGCTGAATGGCGCGCTACCCTCGACGAAGACGGTCTCCCGCACATTGGTACCCGCGTACGCGAGGGTTCCCTCATTGCCGCATGGCATACAGTGCGTTACGATGCCGCCTCGGACTCATACGTCAACGTCGACGGCATCACGCATTTCATGAAGTACAAGGATGCCGAGGAGGGATACATCGATAGTATCCGGGTCATGGGTGCGGAGACGGGCACGGAGCCATGCCAGGCGCTGAGCGTCAAGTACCGGGTTCCGCGTAAGCCGATTATCGGTGACAAGTTCTCGTCTCGTCACGGACAGAAGGGTGTCTGCTCGCAGTTGTGGCCTGCGGTCGACATGCCGTTCTCTGAGAGTGGTATCCAGCCTGATCTCATCATTAACCCTCACGCTTTTCCTTCTCGTAAGTCCCTTCTACTCACCATGATaccagaaaaaaaattaatAAAAACAGGTATGACAATCGCCCAAATGATCGAATCCATGGCCGGCAAAGCCGGCGCCCTCCACGGCCACCCACAAGACAGTACCCCTTTCCAATTCAGCGAATCCAACACAGCCACCGACTTCTTCGGCCACCAACTGCGCAAAGCCGGCTACAACTACCACGGCAACGAGCCGCTCTACTCCGGCATCACAGGCAAAGAGTTCGCCGCCGACATCTTCATCGGCGTCGTGCACTATCAGCGTCTGCGTCACATGGTTAACGACAAGTTCCAAGTCCGTACAACGGGTCCTGTGAACTCGTTGACGGGACAGCCTGTTAAGGGACGTGCGAAGGGTGGTGGTATTCGTGTTGGTGAGATGGAGAGGGATTCGTTGATTGCGCACGGGGCAGCGTTTATACTGCAGGATCGGTTGATGAATTGTTCGGATTCGACGCGGGCGTGGATTTGTAGGGATTGTGGAAGTTTCTTGTCGACGCAGGTTGCTGTGCCGTCGGTGGGCGGTAGTAAGGCTAGGATTGCGGCGGCGAAGGCGCAAACTTCTGCTTCTGCGGCTAATAATGCAGCTAATGCGGCCGCTACGTCGGCGCTTGGGGGGACTGCTGGTATTGTCCGTTGTCGTCGGTGTGCCCGTGAGGCGGTGTTTGAGGACTCCCGGGCTGAGGTTTGGGAGGATGGTGATGGAAGACGGTATGTCGGCGGTGATaatgttactgttgttgctgtGCCGGGTGTGTTGCGATACCTGGATGTCGAGTTGGCCGCTATGGGTATCCGGATGAAattcaagattgacaactgATGTTGtgggggaaaaaaaaaaaaaggaatgTTTATAGATCTGGTTATATGTAATTATGTTTTGGAGTTGTTATTTAGCATCGTATCTAGTCTTGAATCCGTTCGTACTTTCATCTACCATTCATGATTAGAAAGTCAGAGTAACTAAAAAAACCATGGCCATGATTAGATTAAAAAGTTCACCCAGGCTAACCTACAACTCCGACGTGACATTCGAGAACTCGCCCTTCTCCAACTTCGTCTTCCAGAAGATAGGGTTCATATCGTCGAATCCGTGGTGGACCCAGCCCTCTTCCTTGACATGGTACAGGTTAATGTGACCACCAGAGAAGGCATCACGATGCGTCGCGGCAAGGATACTTCTCCGTCCAAGCTCGAGAGCCTCCTCCTCAGTCAAGTCGTAACGGTATTCGGCGTCGAGCACACCGTAGGCAAAGGTCTGACCGGATCCGACACAGAACAAGTTACCGGGGAGTCGTGTGCCGTCGGAGTCGATGTAGTAGAGGGCGGGGCCTTCTTGGGGAGTCATCTATAACGAATTAGGTCAGTGCGCCGGTGTAAACACAAGAGAAATGAGGGAATGCATACACCCGCCAACATGGTTCCCATGCTCAGACCATAGCCCTTGTAGGCGTATGTCAAATTGGCCAAAATCTTCGAAGCAGCCGCAACTGTGATACGACGCTTGTGTCTGATTTCTGTTCCTCGTTAGTCCCCGCGTCAACCCAAACCAACGCCATACTTACCATGAAGTGTGCACTGCTGACTCAAATATCTCAACCAGTATTGGCAATCCTACACTCATCAGCACCATCCTACCAAACAAAATTCTCCAAAAGAACATAcagcagcaccaccagccaTCGTACCCAACAAACCAGGCGTCGGCTTATCCGTCGGCTTGTCCTCACCACGACTCAACCGCGAAACGGGAATGACCTTCTTCACCGTCTGACTGGCGATCCAGTCACCAGCGGACGCTCTTGAATCGGTTGCGACGATCTACCATGGCCTCATTAGCGAAGTCAACCGGAGTTATCTGGGAGGGAAACGTACAATTCCGCCTTGGAACCGGAAAGCCAGCGTCGTCGTTCCGTGAGCGAGCTTAATCGGGCAGTTGGGATTTGAGTGGTCATCGGTCATGGCACGAAGGAAGCCAGAGGGCTATAATAGATTCAAACACGCTTGTTAGCTATCGTTCCCGTAACTCCCCTCCGCGGTAGTCGCCCGTCGTCCGGATCAAAGACCAAGTGGCACAACTACCATCCACAATAAACCAACCCCAG is from Aspergillus chevalieri M1 DNA, chromosome 8, nearly complete sequence and encodes:
- the ACR2 gene encoding DNA-directed RNA polymerase I core subunit RPA135 (COG:K;~EggNog:ENOG410PFMF;~InterPro:IPR007120,IPR007121,IPR037034,IPR037033, IPR015712,IPR014724,IPR007642,IPR007641,IPR009674, IPR007645,IPR007644;~PFAM:PF04561,PF00562,PF04563,PF04565,PF04560, PF06883;~go_component: GO:0005634 - nucleus [Evidence IEA];~go_function: GO:0003677 - DNA binding [Evidence IEA];~go_function: GO:0003899 - DNA-directed 5'-3' RNA polymerase activity [Evidence IEA];~go_function: GO:0032549 - ribonucleoside binding [Evidence IEA];~go_process: GO:0006351 - transcription, DNA-templated [Evidence IEA]) — protein: MAPAPTNTEWSVNYDVLRREQLFRHPPKDHTAYPALAAAIRPHIDSFNALFDDTKVLEHGLKDIGTKTFLDGDVETPEQKKARQAEGRKAPKRNRLNVRIREVFLEKPVLPPTNKFTTRNRNIYPSETRERHATYRGKLRAKLEYQVNNGDWMESVRELGQVPIMLRTNRCHLEKASPEQLVQHKEESEELGGYFIVNGNEKLIRMLVVGKRNYPMSIIRGSFVKRGNSYTKYGVQIRSVRPDQTSQTNVLHYLSDGNVTFRFSWRKNEYLIPVMMILKALVETNDREIFEGIVGGASSKGVSNTFITDRVELLLRTYKGYNLHGRSSCRAYLGEKFKPVLGVPADMSNEDAGTEFLRKVVLPHLGNQDVTETQDYDKFKMLMFMIRKLYALVAGDCAPDNPDAVSNQEILLGGFLYGMILKERLEEWVRSLGPITRDWCNRNGGAKFTDPEFERDFLPKIVKRTNENIGGALEYFLSTGNLVSPTGLDLQQASGYTVMAEKINFYRFISHFRMIHRGSFFAQLKTTTVRKLLPESWGFFCPVHTPDGAPCGLLNHLAHKCLIATSNVNVSHIPRLLVQLGVRSESSAAIDESVTVQLDGRIIGYCSPKQARVVHDTLRHWKVTGMHKVPRELEIGYVPNMNGGQYPGIYMFSQAARMYRPVKHLGSDKLDYVGPFEQPFMEIACMPSDLIPGVSSHIEFTPTNILSIVANMTPFSDYNQSPRNMYQCQMSKQTMGTPGTAIDYRTDNKLYRLQTGQTPIVRPPLYNAYGLDNFPNGTNAVVAILSYTGYDMDDAMIINKSSHERGFGHGTIYKTKIHNLDEKDSRRSKSKREVTKLFGFAPGGEIRAEWRATLDEDGLPHIGTRVREGSLIAAWHTVRYDAASDSYVNVDGITHFMKYKDAEEGYIDSIRVMGAETGTEPCQALSVKYRVPRKPIIGDKFSSRHGQKGVCSQLWPAVDMPFSESGIQPDLIINPHAFPSRMTIAQMIESMAGKAGALHGHPQDSTPFQFSESNTATDFFGHQLRKAGYNYHGNEPLYSGITGKEFAADIFIGVVHYQRLRHMVNDKFQVRTTGPVNSLTGQPVKGRAKGGGIRVGEMERDSLIAHGAAFILQDRLMNCSDSTRAWICRDCGSFLSTQVAVPSVGGSKARIAAAKAQTSASAANNAANAAATSALGGTAGIVRCRRCAREAVFEDSRAEVWEDGDGRRYVGGDNVTVVAVPGVLRYLDVELAAMGIRMKFKIDN
- a CDS encoding ADP-ribosylation factor-like protein (COG:U;~EggNog:ENOG410PI9F;~InterPro:IPR005225,IPR027417,IPR044154,IPR006689;~PFAM:PF00025,PF08477,PF00071,PF01926,PF09439;~go_function: GO:0003924 - GTPase activity [Evidence IEA];~go_function: GO:0005525 - GTP binding [Evidence IEA];~go_process: GO:0015031 - protein transport [Evidence IEA]), with amino-acid sequence MAGIFRTIYDWLLRMFWATEMDVTMIGLQNAGKSSLLRVLAGAEFTVDSIPTIGFNTKRVQKGHVTLKCWDLGGQPRFRPMWERYCRGVNAIVYIVDAADRPALPVATEELHELMKKPTLDGIPLLVLGNKSDLPDKLSVDELIEAMDLKSITHREVSCYGISAKEETNLDAVLHWLIARASR
- a CDS encoding uncharacterized protein (SECRETED:SignalP(1-25)); this encodes MLLKRTIFILKSLILTNIRLLPALASYLGTFNAMESTECACGRGLQDIRHVLLHCTNQAGPRMRHLTEGSRRELDYRAYLTRPDLVPKAVRFMLETGLLGQFQTLPTTYQVTTTDLRQPAA
- the pre2 gene encoding proteasome core particle subunit beta 5 (COG:O;~EggNog:ENOG410PFGV;~InterPro:IPR029055,IPR001353,IPR000243,IPR023333;~MEROPS:MER0001516;~go_component: GO:0005839 - proteasome core complex [Evidence IEA];~go_function: GO:0004298 - threonine-type endopeptidase activity [Evidence IEA];~go_process: GO:0051603 - proteolysis involved in cellular protein catabolic process [Evidence IEA]), encoding MDKIVSQYTRSSHQNEFYSEQEQQELTEALPPISLNFKLPPLDNPSGFLRAMTDDHSNPNCPIKLAHGTTTLAFRFQGGIIVATDSRASAGDWIASQTVKKVIPVSRLSRGEDKPTDKPTPGLLGTMAGGAADCQYWLRYLSQQCTLHEIRHKRRITVAAASKILANLTYAYKGYGLSMGTMLAGMTPQEGPALYYIDSDGTRLPGNLFCVGSGQTFAYGVLDAEYRYDLTEEEALELGRRSILAATHRDAFSGGHINLYHVKEEGWVHHGFDDMNPIFWKTKLEKGEFSNVTSEL
- a CDS encoding uncharacterized protein (COG:S;~EggNog:ENOG410PXZA), whose product is MAPIYSSTAQCIILEDIDEDTGHTLVHYLCTGEYEEHCKRCNGPEQYRRSVLAYVAASNLSLGELESLASEQMEQYERVVDIFQILAVAPEIWPMVLADEDDVDADHLVDKVTAALECDLDLYDRDGFVHFGQSLEFDNFLL